In one window of Hevea brasiliensis isolate MT/VB/25A 57/8 chromosome 10, ASM3005281v1, whole genome shotgun sequence DNA:
- the LOC110663360 gene encoding thioredoxin-like fold domain-containing protein MRL7 homolog, chloroplastic isoform X2, whose protein sequence is MFVVPLPNNISAFTITFEWRKMFFLQTIVIPKSFSPLCSVKVEPNLLFVSSISSQNPVYNPTLGTFSRQEIVLPSHIYCGRSTKPLSCFAVARTSGSEPDPDTSSKPKAKPKTRTHHPKALDSQKEDEKPGTIFPTTIPRKPRRGRRSEAAAVEDFVRDSLEQTFASIRQQNPEALENKENIMKDRVNDTVDSETSDEDDDDGDNEYEDDDDGDNEYEDKHDVGRGKRKKKKMVVEEEDPNWPLDADVGWGIRASDYFEKHAIKNVVGEDGLEIDWEGEIDDNWVKEINCLEWESFAFHPSPLIVLVFERYNRATDNWKTLKELEKAVKVYWSAKDRLPPRTVKIDINIEKDLAYALKVKECPQILFLRGNRIIYREREFRTADQLVQMIAHFYYNAKKPSYVNYAALFPPF, encoded by the exons ATGTTTGTTGTTCCCTTGCCTAACAACATTTCCGCGTTCACAATCACATTTGAGTGGAGAAAAATGTTTTTCCTTCAAACTATTGTTATACCAAAATCTTTTTCACCTCTTTGTTCAGTAAAGGTTGAGCCTAATTTGCTGTTCGTTTCATCAATTTCTTCTCAAAACCCTGTTTATAATCCTACTTTAGGCACTTTTAGTCGTCAGGAAATTGTGTTGCCTTCTCACATTTACTGTGGACGCAGCACAAAACCTTTATCTTGCTTTGCTGTTGCAAGGACATCTGGTTCAGAGCCTGACCCTGACACTAGCTCCAAGCCCAAAGCTAAACCTAAAACAAGAACTCACCATCCAAAAGCTCTGGATTCTCAAAAGGAAGATGAAAAACCTGGAACAATCTTTCCAACAACGATTCCACGCAAGCCAAGGCGTGGTCGTAGGAGTGAAGCAGCTGCAGTCGAGGATTTTGTTCGTGACTCACTTGAACAAACATTTGCATCAATTCGGCAGCAGAACCCAGAAGCTTTAGAGAATAAGGAAAATATAATGAAGGACAGAGTTAATGATACTGTAGATTCTGAAACCAGtgatgaagatgatgatgatggtgacaACGAATatgaagatgatgatgatggtgacaACGAATATGAAGATAAACATGATGTTGGtagaggaaaaagaaagaaaaagaagatggtGGTTGAGGAGGAAGACCCAAATTGGCCATTGGATGCTGATGTGGGTTGGGGAATCAGAGCATCAGATTATTTTGAGAAGCATGCAATCAAGAATGTTGTGGGGGAAGATGGATTGGAGATTGATTGGGAAGGGGAGATAGATGATAACTGGGTGAAAGAGATTAACTGTCTTGAGTGGGAGAGTTTCGCTTTTCATCCTAGCCCACTAATTGTTCTTGTTTTTGAAAGATACAACAG GGCAACTGATAACTGGAAGACTTTGAAAGAGCTAGAGAAGGCAGTCAAGGTGTATTGGAGTGCAAAGGATCGACTGCCTCCTCGG ACGGTGAAGATAGACATCAATATCGAGAAAGATTTGGCATATGCTCTTAAAGTTAAAGAATGCCCTCAAATTTTATTTTTGCGAGGAAACAGGATCATTTATAGGGAGAGAG AGTTCAGAACTGCAGATCAACTGGTACAGATGATTGCACATTTCTACTACAATGCAAAGAAGCCTTCATATGTTAATTATGCAGCTCTATTTCCCCCTTTTTAG
- the LOC110663364 gene encoding protein NRT1/ PTR FAMILY 5.2, translating to MEKVEEKGPAGGREDYTEDGTVDLKGRPVLRSKTGRWRACSFIVGYEIFERMAYYGIASNLVLYLTRKLHEGTVTSSNDVTNWVGTVWMLPILGAYIADAHLGRFWTFVIASAIYLSGMILLTLAVSVPSLRPPSCGPGIKEEDCDHKASALQKGVFYAALYIIAAGTGGTKPNISTMGADQFDDFEPKERIQKLSFFNWWMFSIFFGTLFSNTFLVYIQDNVGWALGYALPTVGLAVSIIVFLVGTPFYRHKLPSGSPFTRMVQVLVAALRKQNVPLPNDPKELHELSLEEYSSSSGKFRIDHTPSLRLLDKAAVKNGSSSPWMLCPVTQVEETKQMIKMLPVLFITFIPSTMYAQVHTLFIKQGTTLDRSMGPHFEIPPACLTAFVTIFMLVSLVLYDRYFVPAVRQYTKNPRGISLLQRMGLGFILHVIIMITAFLVERRRLIVARENKIVKKDDIVPLSIFILLPQFALMGVADTFVEVAKIEFFYDQAPEGMKSLGTSYFTSSLGIGNFLSSFLLKTVADITKKHGHKGWILDNLNISHLDYYYAFLAVLMFLNLLIFLVVAKFFVYNIDVDSKRELQEAIEASPEKLHTQDHKEDLKAAQN from the exons ATGGAGAAAGTAGAAGAGAAAGGCCCTGCAGGTGGGAGAGAAGATTATACAGAAGATGGGACTGTGGACCTCAAGGGCAGACCAGTCTTGAGATCAAAGACTGGGAGATGGAGAGCTTGTTCCTTCATTGTTG GATATGAGATCTTCGAGAGGATGGCATACTATGGGATAGCATCGAATCTAGTTCTGTATTTGACAAGGAAGCTCCATGAAGGGACTGTAACATCTTCAAATGATGTCACCAACTGGGTTGGTACTGTGTGGATGTTACCCATTTTAGGTGCTTATATTGCAGATGCTCATCTTGGCCGATTCTGGACTTTCGTCATTGCTTCTGCGATTTATCTTTCG GGAATGATCCTGTTAACCCTAGCAGTGTCGGTGCCGTCACTAAGGCCTCCATCATGTGGCCCCGGCATCAAAGAAGAGGACTGTGACCATAAGGCCTCAGCCCTCCAAAAGGGCGTATTCTATGCCGCACTGTACATAATTGCAGCCGGCACTGGTGGAACTAAGCCTAACATCTCCACGATGGGAGCAGACCAATTCGATGATTTCGAACCCAAAGAAAGGATCCAGAAGTTATCATTCTTTAATTGGTGGATGTTCAGCATTTTCTTTGGCACCCTCTTCTCTAACACTTTCTTGGTGTACATACAAGACAATGTGGGTTGGGCCCTTGGCTATGCCCTTCCAACAGTGGGTCTAGCTGTCTCAATAATTGTGTTTTTGGTGGGCACTCCATTCTACAGACACAAATTGCCCTCTGGAAGTCCATTCACTAGGATGGTTCAAGTACTTGTAGCCGCCTTGAGGAAGCAGAATGTGCCTCTGCCAAATGACCCAAAAGAGCTCCATGAGCTTAGCCTAGAGGAGTACTCATCGAGTTCAGGGAAATTCAGAATTGACCACACCCCCTCATTAAG ATTGCTAGACAAAGCTGCTGTGAAGAATGGTTCAAGCTCACCATGGATGCTATGTCCAGTGACCCAAGTAGAAGAAACCAAGCAAATGATAAAAATGCTTCCAGTTTTGTTCATCACATTCATACCAAGCACCATGTACGCTCAAGTACACACAttgttcatcaagcaaggcaCCACCTTAGATAGAAGCATGGGACCCCATTTTGAAATCCCACCAGCATGCCTCACAGCATTTGTGACGATTTTCATGCTCGTCAGCCTTGTCCTGTACGACAGATACTTCGTTCCAGCCGTCAGGCAATACACAAAAAATCCAAGAGGAATCTCATTGCTGCAGAGAATGGGACTTGGGTTTATTTTGCATGTGATTATAATGATCACAGCCTTCTTAGTTGAAAGGAGGAGACTAATTGTTGCAAGGGAGAACAAAATTGTCAAAAAGGATGATATAGTTCCTCTTAGCATTTTTATTCTTCTCCCTCAGTTCGCTTTAATGGGGGTTGCTGATACTTTTGTGGAAGTTGCAAAGATAGAGTTCTTCTATGACCAAGCACCAGAAGGAATGAAGAGCTTGGGGACCTCGTATTTCACTAGTAGCTTGGGAATTGGGAATTTTCTCAGTAGTTTTCTTCTCAAAACAGTTGCTGATATCACTAAGAAGCATGGCCATAAAGGGTGGATTTTGGATAATCTGAACATCTCTCACTTAGACTACTATTATGCATTCTTGGCTGTGTTGATGTTCCTCAACTTGCTAATCTTCTTGGTTGTGGCCAAGTTCTTTGTTTACAATATCGATGTGGACTCCAAAAGGGAATTACAGGAAGCCATTGAAGCTTCACCGGAAAAGCTTCATACCCAAGATCACAAGGAAGACTTAAAGGCCGCACAAAATTGA